From one Mytilus trossulus isolate FHL-02 chromosome 10, PNRI_Mtr1.1.1.hap1, whole genome shotgun sequence genomic stretch:
- the LOC134687709 gene encoding uncharacterized protein LOC134687709, which produces MDSERTFREARRLTPEGQLMFEENVRQFTSKLRIQHRYIDMIFGDIHEHTHMTKPLACTYKQELMKHFKEYEEISRKYDDYLISQRCDESSRERSSHNLIASSLQQQVSKAIDKLEAMLQTFDMEELNKIKSEQLTEIIQPPDAFREPSNTGVDRKSNCSRGSSHLSRQRAKVEVAKTRAKFAQEEVELMRKQTAIQADMKLLSVKRDIEEAECELRVLNENFDEDCAISEPNKEDVKRRTAEFILKQTDQNANMPLTQNLNVDAPTFKPAVVNQMPTATFTQTDACREFTQFIVKKDLLLSRLCKYDDTPGYFLAWKASFTNVMRELNVTPSEELDLLVKWLGPESCKQALSIRAANVGNASQGVARIWARLQDRFGSPEIVESALRKKLNNFAKIGNKDNKRLFELFDIVSEIEAVKENDMYRSIFSVYDSSAGVKIIIAKLPYNIQEKWTTEATRYKTQNHMVYPPFTVFTQFLQKIAKMKNDPSFFFEDCREAKVQNTTNTTNNCYGNTRNQISCARTETSLSKPFTDKVKSSDSVCPVHGTNHLLNECRGFRMKPISERWEFLKKNGICFRCCGPKRHLRRDCKEFLKCSVCQSREHPSALHTDIGNIRKNEPPESHEGENESGEVITACTQICGQVSGTSKSCSKLMLVKVYPKGQPEQSHMMYSLIDDQSNKSLATSNFFYLFSDNGPETEYVLSSCAGKFTTSGRLARDYVIEALDGSCAFDLPTIIECNDIPNNRQEIASPNVAIQYPHLVDIAPYIPEINEHAQIDLLIGRDLISVHHVLDQRLGKGNLPYAQKLPLGWAIIGEVCLGKSHPPGILDFVNVNKTTILSNGRATFLKPCQSDLQVGTNIFRTTDNDEKIGASIEDDTFLKIMNSGFVKNSDGCWVAPLPFREHRPILENNKQVALKRAKSFDYSLKINSTKREHVIQFMQKIIENGHAEIAPPLAISSECWYLPMFGIYHPRKPDNIRVVFDASAVCNGHSLNNVLLKGPDLTNSLLGILLRFRKEAIAVTADVEQMFYNFKVSEEHRNYLRFIWHSDNDIEKPLIDYRMTVHVFGNSPSPSVATYGLRKSAETADQDVKDFVNRNFYVADGLLSCQNVETAVDLVKRTQSALSSGGNLRLHKIASNSKHLLSQFPVDDLAKNLKDLKFENDCLPLQRSLGMAWDINNDCFTFQVAHDIKPFSKRGVLSTINSLFDPIGFTAPVSVRGKLLLRDMLTSLGHSEWDDPLPDTYLHPWKQWINTLPDLEQCCIPRMYSDISYAEASNREVHIFCDASKEAIGAVAYLRLIDSHHVTVSFLLGKAKVAPSHGNTIPRLELCASVLAAELSDLVKEHLGIDQSEMYFYSDSKIVLGYLTNESKRFHVYVGNRVRRIRVSCDPKRWSHVSTENNPADIATRGINPAELSNSLWIKGPAFLYDISLENLDNGPHQLVDADSDKEIRPEVQVAKTQTVAQNNVHRLGTHRFSKFSEWRTLVRAISLLKQRVRNRAHHNDEPEHLDAYKQPDALKQAQQFIIREVQMENYRDEIDSIKHGKSLHNNSSLSQLSPILDVDDTLRVGGRLRNYKDCSDLSKHPIILPKHHHISLLIVRHFHEKVAHQGRSLTDGAIRTAGF; this is translated from the coding sequence ATGGATTCAGAAAGAACTTTTCGTGAGGCAAGGAGACTTACTCCTGAAGGACAATTGATGTTCGAGGAGAATGTAAGACAGTTTACTTCAAAACTACGAATTCAACACAGATATATAGACATGATTTTTGGAGATATACATGAGCACACCCATATGACTAAACCATTAGCTTGTACTTATAAACAAGAACTAATGAAACATTTTAAGGAATATGAAGAAATTTCTCGCAAATATGACGACTATTTAATTTCTCAACGGTGTGATGAAAGTTCTCGTGAAAGATCTTCGCATAATTTGATTGCTAGTTCGTTACAACAGCAAGTCTCTAAAGCAATAGATAAGCTAGAAGCAATGTTGCAAACCTTTGATATGGAAgaactaaataaaattaaaagtgaaCAATTAACAGAAATCATTCAACCACCCGACGCATTTAGAGAACCATCAAATACTGGTGTAGATAGAAAATCTAATTGTTCAAGAGGAAGTTCTCATCTTTCTCGACAGAGAGCCAAAGTTGAAGTCGCAAAGACCAGAGCAAAATTTGCACAAGAAGAAGTTGAACTTATGCGTAAACAAACAGCCATACAAGCAGACATGAAACTTCTAAGTGTGAAACGCGATATAGAGGAAGCGGAATGTGAACTCAGAGTCTTGAATGAGAATTTTGATGAAGATTGTGCTATTTCAGAGCCAAACAAAGAAGACGTCAAAAGACGTACTGCAGAATTCATACTAAAACAAACTGATCAAAATGCCAATATGCCTTTaactcaaaatttaaatgttgatgCACCTACATTTAAACCAGCAGTAGTAAATCAAATGCCTACTGCCACATTTACTCAGACAGACGCCTGTAGAGAGTTTACACAATTCATTGTTAAAAAGGACTTGTTGTTATCACGGCTCTGTAAATATGATGACACACCTGGTTATTTCTTAGCTTGGAAAGCaagttttacaaatgtaatgCGTGAATTAAACGTTACTCCGTCTGAAGAATTAGACTTATTGGTAAAATGGTTGGGACCCGAAAGTTGCAAACAAGCATTGAGCATTCGAGCAGCTAATGTAGGAAACGCATCTCAAGGTGTAGCCAGAATTTGGGCTAGACTTCAAGACAGATTTGGAAGTCCTGAAATTGTAGAAAGTGCTTTACGTAAGAAACTTAATAACTTTGCCAAAATCGGCAATAAAGACAATAAACGTTTATTTGAGCTTTTTGACATAGTTTCAGAAATAGAAGCAGTTAAAGAGAATGACATGTATAGAAGTATTTTTAGTGTTTATGACTCATCGGCTGgtgtaaaaattataatagcaaAACTGCCATATAATATCCAAGAAAAATGGACAACAGAGGCCACCAGATATAAGACTCAAAACCACATGGTATATCCACCATTTACAGTATTTACCCAGTTTTTGCAAAAGattgcaaaaatgaaaaatgacccAAGTTTTTTCTTTGAGGATTGTCGAGAAGCCAAAGTACAGAATACtacaaatacaacaaacaatTGTTATGGAAATACAAGAAATCAGATATCTTGTGCACGTACTGAAACCTCATTGTCGAAACCGTTCACTGATAAAGTAAAAAGTTCAGACTCGGTATGTCCTGTGCATGGAACTAATCACTTACTGAATGAATGTAGAGGATTTCGCATGAAACCAATTTCAGAACGATGGGAGTTCTTAAAAAAGAATGGAATTTGTTTTCGCTGTTGTGGGCCTAAGCGCCATCTTAGAAGAGACTGCAAAGAGTTCTTGAAATGTTCAGTCTGTCAAAGTCGGGAACACCCTTCTGCTTTACATACCGATATCGGAAATATTAGAAAGAACGAACCCCCAGAATCTCACGAGGGGGAGAATGAATCAGGAGAAGTTATAACAGCATGCACACAAATATGTGGTCAAGTATCTGGCACCAGTAAGTCATGTTCAAAACTTATGTTAGTAAAAGTGTATCCAAAAGGACAACCTGAACAATCACACATGATGTATTCTTTAATAGATGATCAAAGTAACAAGTCATTGGCCACTTCCaacttcttttatttgttttctgatAATGGACCAGAAACTGAATATGTTTTGTCGTCCTGTGCTGGAAAATTTACCACATCTGGACGTTTAGCTAGGGACTACGTGATAGAAGCTTTAGATGGGTCATGTGCGTTCGACTTACCAACTATCATAGAATGTAATGACATTCCGAACAATAGACAGGAAATAGCGTCCCCTAATGTGGCTATTCAATATCCTCATCTTGTAGACATTGCTCCTTACATTCCTGAAATCAATGAGCATGCACAAATTGATCTTTTGATAGGAAGAGATTTGATATCAGTACACCATGTACTCGATCAGCGTCTTGGCAAAGGTAACCTCCCATATGCACAGAAGCTGCCTTTAGGTTGGGCTATAATTGGTGAAGTGTGTCTCGGGAAAAGTCATCCGCCTGGCATTCTAGATTTCGTTAATGTGAACAAGACTACCATTTTGAGTAATGGCCGTGCTACTTTCCTTAAACCTTGCCAAAGTGATTTACAAGTAGGTACAAACATTTTCCGTACAACTGACAACGATGAAAAGATTGGAGCATCAATCGAAGACGATACATTCCTGAAGATCATGAATTCAGGTTTTGTTAAAAATTCAgatggttgttgggttgctccATTGCCCTTCCGTGAGCATCGGCCAATattagaaaacaacaaacaagtAGCTTTGAAGAGAGCAAAATCTTTCGATTACAGCTTGAAAATTAATTCTACAAAACGAGAACATGTCATACAATTCATGCAGAAAATCATCGAAAATGGTCATGCTGAAATAGCGCCACCATTGGCTATATCGTCTGAATGTTGGTACTTACCTATGTTTGGGATATATCACCCCAGAAAACCTGACAATATCCGAGTGGTATTTGATGCGTCCGCAGTGTGTAATGGTCATTCATTAAATAACGTTCTGTTAAAAGGACCAGACCTCACAAACAGCCTGTTAGGCATTTTACTACGTTTTCGAAAAGAGGCTATAGCAGTAACTGCTGACGTCGAACAAATGTTCTATAATTTCAAAGTGAGTGAAGAGCATCGTAATTACCTTCGTTTCATTTGGCATTCTGATAATGACATAGAAAAACCATTGATTGATTACCGTATGACTGTTCACGTGTTTGGCAACAGTCCCTCGCCGTCAGTGGCAACTTATGGACTTCGAAAATCTGCTGAGACTGCTGATCAAGATGTGAAGGATTTTGTAAATCGCAACTTTTACGTAGCCGATGGTCTGTTGTCGTGTCAAAATGTTGAGACAGCTGTTGATTTAGTTAAGAGAACACAAAGTGCATTGTCAAGTGGTGGTAATCTTAGGTTACATAAAATAGCCTCAAATAGCAAACATTTGTTGAGCCAGTTTCCCGTTGATGATCTGGCTAAAAATCTAAAAgatctgaaatttgaaaatgactgcTTACCTTTGCAAAGAAGCCTAGGTATGGCTTGGGATATTAACAATGACTGTTTTACCTTTCAAGTAGCGCATGACATCAAGCCATTTAGCAAGCGTGGTGTATTATCAACGATCAACTCACTGTTTGATCCGATTGGCTTCACAGCCCCTGTTTCAGTTCGTGGTAAACTTCTCTTACGTGATATGTTGACTTCACTAGGACACTCTGAATGGGATGACCCATTACCTGATACTTACCTACATCCATGGAAGCAGTGGATTAATACGTTACCTGATCTTGAACAATGCTGTATTCCGCGTATGTATAGTGACATCTCATATGCAGAAGCTTCGAACAGAGAAGTTCATATCTTTTGTGATGCTTCCAAAGAGGCAATAGGTGCAGTGGCTTATTTGAGATTAATTGACTCACACCATGTAACAGTTagttttttattgggaaaagcAAAGGTTGCGCCTTCGCATGGGAATACTATTCCTCGATTAGAACTGTGCGCTTCTGTTCTTGCCGCAGAATTATCAGATCTTGTCAAAGAGCATCTAGGTATAGATCAAAGTGAAATGTACTTTTACTCAGACAGCAAAATAGTGTTAGGTTACTTGACAAATGAGTCAAAGAGGTTTCATGTATACGTTGGAAACCGAGTGCGACGAATTCGAGTCTCTTGTGATCCAAAACGATGGAGTCATGTTTCAACTGAAAATAATCCAGCAGATATTGCAACACGTGGAATTAACCCTGCAGAGTTATCAAATAGTTTATGGATAAAGGGACCAGCATTTCTTTATGACATATCCCTTGAAAATTTAGATAACGGTCCACATCAGTTGGTTGATGCTGATAGTGACAAGGAGATTCGCCCAGAGGTGCAAGTAGCTAAAACACAAACTGTAGCTCAAAATAATGTACATAGATTAGGGACACACAGATTCTCAAAGTTTTCAGAATGGAGAACTTTAGTCAGAGCAATTTCCTTATTGAAACAACGTGTTAGAAATCGAGCTCATCATAACGATGAACCTGAACATTTAGATGCATACAAACAACCAGATGCTTTGAAACAAGCTCAACAATTCATAATTCGTGAGGTTCAAATGGAAAATTATAGAGATGAAATAGACAGTATCAAACATGGAAAATCGTTACATAACAATAGTTCTCTCTCGCAACTATCGCccatacttgatgttgatgataCCTTAAGAGTTGGTGGTCGCTTACGAAACTACAAAGATTGTTCAGATCTTTCAAAACATCCTATTATCTTACCAAAACATCACCATATATCATTACTTATTGTTCGACACTTCCATGAAAAAGTGGCTCATCAAGGCAGAAGCCTCACAGATGGTGCTATCCGTACAGCTGGTTTTTGA
- the LOC134687710 gene encoding uncharacterized protein LOC134687710, producing the protein MADLPQDRLTPSPPFTFVGVDTFGPWPIAYRRTRGIQANQKRWALMFTCLVSRAIHIEVIEELSSASFINALRRFIALRGEVKQFRSDRGTNFVGSSKELNMITEFVEKDSVKSFLSNNNVLWQFNPPHASHMGGVWERMIGVSRKILDSMLLREGSKNLTHEVLTTLLSEVTAIVNARPLVPVSTDPESPCVLCPAMLLTHKTNQDNISFPTFGKKDMLKSQWKHTQFLAEEFWNRWRNEYLNRLQTRQKWTGENSNMKEGDLVLLRDNECARNYWPVAIVEKTFPSSDQKVRKVQIRVVRDGKPVSYVRPINELVMLVERVEIKESEID; encoded by the coding sequence ATGGCAGATTTGCCTCAGGACAGATTGACACCATCACCGCCATTTACATTCGTCGGTGTTGACACTTTTGGCCCATGGCCTATAGCTTATAGACGCACTCGTGGAATACAAGCTAATCAGAAAAGATGGGCACTTATGTTTACATGCCTTGTCAGTAGAGCAATTCATATAGAGGTCATAGAGGAGCTCAGCAGTGCTTCATTTATAAATGCGTTGCGTCGTTTCATTGCCTTAAGGGGTGAAGTTAAACAATTCCGTTCAGATAGGGGAACAAATTTTGTTGGCAGTTCAAAAGAGTTAAATATGATTActgaatttgttgaaaaagacTCTGTGAAAAGTTTTCTCTCAAACAACAACGTCTTGTGGCAATTTAATCCTCCACACGCCTCCCACATGGGAGGCGTGTGGGAAAGGATGATTGGTGTTTCACGTAAGATTCTCGATTCAATGTTATTACGAGAAGGTTCGAAAAATCTTACGCATGAAGTTCTAACTACCTTGTTATCGGAGGTAACAGCAATAGTGAATGCAAGACCCTTGGTTCCAGTGTCAACGGACCCAGAATCACCATGCGTTCTTTGTCCGGCAATGCTTTtaacacataaaacaaatcaGGACAATATTTCTTTTCCAACGTTTGGAAAGAAAGACATGTTGAAATCTCAATGGAAGCACACTCAATTTCTAGCAGAAGAGTTTTGGAACCGCTGGCGTAACGAATATTTAAACCGTCTACAAACTCGACAAAAATGGACTGGTGAAAACAGTAATATGAAGGAAGGCGATTTAGTACTTTTAAGAGATAATGAATGTGCTCGCAACTATTGGCCAGTCGCAATCGTTGAAAAGACATTCCCTAGTTCTGATCAGAAAGTCAGAAAGGTTCAAATTCGTGTCGTGCGTGATGGGAAACCGGTTAGTTATGTGAGACCAATCAACGAACTAGTAATGTTGGTAGAGCGtgtggaaataaaagaaagtgaAATAGACtaa